A part of Prolixibacteraceae bacterium genomic DNA contains:
- a CDS encoding ATP-binding cassette domain-containing protein, which translates to MIITLDQVKPIYMSEQEISCSDIYMNRHLVFNTEEKVLIKAQSGRGKSSLLNFIYGIKSSFDGEIMVNGHSVRKEVQSNYISYVFQDLKLFEALTVKENILLKNDLTKHKRDAEIEQMLSQLGLSEKRDEPVKHLSIGQQQRVAIIRALCQPFQFLFLDEPFSHLDQHNVKVAVDLINRELTSQKAGLLLTTLDPCDAFEYDKTLQL; encoded by the coding sequence ATGATTATAACGTTAGATCAAGTAAAACCCATATATATGTCAGAACAGGAGATCTCCTGTTCTGACATTTATATGAATAGACATTTAGTTTTCAATACGGAAGAGAAGGTGCTAATTAAGGCACAGTCTGGAAGAGGTAAGAGTTCATTACTGAATTTCATATATGGAATAAAAAGTAGTTTTGACGGAGAGATAATGGTCAATGGTCATAGTGTTCGGAAAGAGGTGCAAAGCAATTATATATCTTATGTATTTCAAGACTTAAAGCTCTTTGAAGCATTAACTGTTAAGGAGAATATTTTACTTAAGAATGACCTCACAAAACATAAGAGAGATGCAGAGATAGAGCAGATGTTATCTCAATTAGGACTGTCTGAGAAGAGAGATGAACCTGTAAAACATCTCTCTATTGGACAACAACAACGTGTTGCTATCATTCGTGCCTTATGTCAACCATTTCAGTTTCTCTTTTTGGATGAGCCTTTCAGTCACTTAGATCAACATAATGTGAAGGTTGCGGTAGACTTAATAAACAGAGAGTTGACATCACAAAAGGCAGGACTTCTTTTAACGACACTTGATCCATGTGATGCGTTTGAATATGATAAGACACTACAATTGTAA
- a CDS encoding DUF4836 family protein → MKNRFSVNRILMCLALVVSLFATSCSTGPNPTDVIPSTAAFVASVDITSLARKGELQDLKSMNCYKMIESGVEQQPEEVREFLNLILKDPTVTGISFKDNIYGYMVNKDVDAQYFNVAMVLGDAEKFTQFMSKTIEMEGATFQMETEGGFKRIKLRHNGVLIWDNQYLVLSIASNYPSRKGLLESATALFSLQQTERITALESYNTLSGDDKDMNYWMSADLLIDYVASNNRMMSPMMEPFKGCAGMVHVDFKDGEIVSDSKVYLTEAVKEKYVSSKKMKFNTELYDYFPKNNVAIIASAIDKDMIKKRLEEEKDVDQMDKMFQKQAGVDIQTALATLGNSMMISFSDLQITEGRYGRSNYIPELNLAVALNKDQENKWILDLLAKATRYDQDGYFVLKVTNDINAYFAITDELFYVTNNQKNVRTTVGLSTPEETFASSEIASRFEDTMAFIYLDLEYDHLPKSIKKMALEAFTTSQMSFVDGEYALLEDMQMRSTSPTTGSYTIHFKNKEENSFKQIINLVDNNFVNFMR, encoded by the coding sequence ATGAAAAATCGATTTTCAGTGAACCGAATACTGATGTGTTTGGCTTTGGTTGTATCTTTATTTGCTACTTCTTGTTCTACGGGTCCAAACCCTACGGATGTAATCCCTTCTACAGCCGCATTTGTTGCATCCGTTGATATTACTTCATTGGCTAGAAAAGGAGAACTTCAAGATTTGAAGTCAATGAACTGTTATAAGATGATTGAATCTGGTGTAGAGCAACAACCAGAGGAGGTTAGAGAGTTCCTTAACCTTATTTTGAAAGACCCTACTGTCACAGGTATATCATTCAAAGATAATATCTATGGATATATGGTGAATAAAGATGTTGATGCACAATATTTTAATGTGGCCATGGTGCTTGGTGATGCAGAGAAGTTTACTCAGTTTATGTCGAAGACGATTGAGATGGAAGGTGCAACTTTTCAGATGGAGACTGAGGGGGGCTTTAAAAGAATTAAACTTAGGCATAATGGTGTATTAATATGGGATAACCAATATTTGGTTCTTTCGATAGCATCTAACTATCCATCAAGAAAAGGTTTATTGGAAAGTGCAACAGCATTATTCTCTTTACAGCAGACAGAACGTATTACTGCTCTTGAAAGTTATAATACTTTATCAGGAGATGATAAAGATATGAATTATTGGATGTCTGCTGATCTACTAATTGATTATGTTGCATCAAATAATAGAATGATGTCTCCAATGATGGAACCCTTCAAAGGTTGTGCCGGAATGGTTCATGTTGACTTTAAAGATGGAGAGATCGTCTCAGATTCAAAGGTTTACCTTACTGAGGCAGTAAAAGAGAAATATGTCTCTTCTAAGAAGATGAAATTCAACACGGAACTTTACGATTATTTTCCAAAGAATAATGTAGCAATTATAGCAAGTGCTATTGACAAGGATATGATTAAGAAGCGTCTTGAAGAAGAGAAAGACGTTGATCAGATGGATAAAATGTTCCAAAAACAGGCTGGAGTAGATATTCAGACTGCTTTAGCTACACTTGGAAATTCAATGATGATCTCTTTCTCTGATTTGCAGATCACAGAAGGAAGATATGGTAGATCAAACTATATTCCAGAGCTTAATTTGGCTGTGGCATTAAATAAAGATCAAGAGAATAAATGGATTCTTGATCTTTTGGCAAAAGCAACTCGTTATGATCAAGATGGGTATTTTGTATTAAAAGTTACAAATGATATTAATGCATATTTTGCTATTACAGATGAACTGTTTTATGTGACAAATAATCAAAAGAATGTGCGTACAACTGTAGGTTTATCGACACCTGAAGAGACTTTCGCTTCTTCTGAAATAGCATCTCGTTTTGAGGATACTATGGCATTTATATATTTGGACCTAGAGTATGACCACCTTCCTAAGTCTATTAAAAAGATGGCTTTAGAAGCTTTTACTACATCACAAATGTCTTTCGTGGATGGTGAGTATGCATTATTAGAAGATATGCAAATGAGATCAACATCACCTACTACTGGGAGTTATACCATTCATTTCAAAAATAAAGAGGAGAATAGCTTCAAACAAATTATTAATTTAGTCGACAATAATTTTGTTAACTTTATGAGATGA
- the hisH gene encoding imidazole glycerol phosphate synthase subunit HisH has protein sequence MKIAIIKYNGGNIFSVQETLKRLGAETVVTDHYEQICSADRVIFPGVGQAKSAMNYLKEHQLDKIITELQQPVLGICLGLQLMCQHSEEGDIEGLGIFDAQVKKFIPQDRETKVPHMGWNQLNFSDQGDWRNQFEESYLYFVHSYYAEICQNTFASCHYANDFSAMMKRDNFWAMQFHPEKSGEIGSKMLNQFLNQTL, from the coding sequence ATGAAAATAGCCATTATAAAATATAATGGTGGTAATATCTTTTCTGTGCAAGAGACGCTGAAGCGTCTTGGTGCGGAAACAGTTGTTACAGACCATTACGAACAGATTTGCTCTGCCGATCGTGTTATCTTTCCTGGTGTAGGTCAGGCCAAGAGCGCGATGAACTACCTTAAAGAGCACCAATTAGATAAGATCATCACAGAACTTCAACAACCGGTCTTAGGAATATGTTTAGGACTACAGTTGATGTGCCAACATAGCGAAGAGGGAGATATTGAAGGATTAGGTATTTTCGATGCCCAAGTAAAGAAGTTTATCCCGCAGGATAGAGAGACTAAAGTGCCTCATATGGGATGGAATCAACTGAATTTTTCAGATCAAGGAGATTGGAGAAACCAGTTTGAGGAGTCATATCTCTACTTTGTTCACTCTTATTATGCAGAGATCTGTCAAAACACCTTTGCATCATGTCACTATGCCAATGACTTTAGTGCCATGATGAAGAGAGACAATTTCTGGGCCATGCAATTTCATCCAGAAAAGAGTGGAGAGATTGGATCTAAAATGTTGAATCAATTCCTAAACCAAACGTTATGA
- the hisIE gene encoding bifunctional phosphoribosyl-AMP cyclohydrolase/phosphoribosyl-ATP diphosphatase HisIE, translating into MQIDFNKMGNGLVPAIIQDAKTNKVLMLGYMNQEAYEKTKEEKRVTFYSRTKNRLWQKGETSSNFLLVERILLDCDQDTLLIYATPQGPTCHKGTDTCWGESNTPNDILFLSELQDFIDQRKEEMPEGSYTTHLFNKGIRKITQKVGEEAVETVIGAMANDNENFLYEGADLLYHLIVLLTYKGYRIEDLVRELRSRHK; encoded by the coding sequence ATGCAAATCGATTTCAATAAAATGGGCAATGGACTTGTTCCCGCAATTATACAAGATGCCAAGACCAACAAAGTGTTGATGTTGGGGTATATGAACCAAGAGGCATACGAAAAGACAAAAGAAGAGAAGAGAGTTACTTTTTATAGTCGCACCAAGAACAGGTTATGGCAAAAAGGGGAGACCTCTTCTAATTTCTTACTGGTAGAACGTATTCTTCTGGACTGTGACCAAGATACGCTACTGATTTATGCCACACCACAAGGCCCTACATGCCATAAAGGAACGGACACTTGTTGGGGAGAGAGCAACACTCCGAATGACATTCTATTCTTAAGTGAATTGCAAGATTTCATCGATCAACGAAAAGAGGAGATGCCAGAGGGAAGTTATACTACTCACCTCTTTAATAAAGGTATTCGTAAGATTACTCAGAAAGTTGGAGAAGAGGCAGTGGAGACTGTAATTGGTGCAATGGCTAATGATAATGAGAACTTCTTATATGAAGGAGCTGACCTGCTATATCACTTAATCGTTCTATTGACTTATAAAGGGTATCGTATCGAAGATTTAGTTCGTGAACTGAGATCGAGACATAAATAA
- the hisA gene encoding 1-(5-phosphoribosyl)-5-[(5-phosphoribosylamino)methylideneamino]imidazole-4-carboxamide isomerase, producing MIEIIPAIDIIEGQCVRLSKGDYATQKIYHKDPLAQAQQFEDHGIGRLHLVDLEGAKKSHIVNYKTLERIAAKTNLILDFGGGIKSQEDIHIAFESGAQMITGGSIAVQNPTLFASWIEKYGSERMILGADARDRKISTMGWKESSELDILDFIETWMERGITKAISTDIEKDGMLQGPSFDLYREIKDRFPELFIVASGGISNMQDILTLNEDNIDAVIVGKAIYEGHISLKTLEQFITSKQ from the coding sequence ATGATCGAAATCATACCTGCCATAGATATTATAGAGGGACAGTGTGTTCGCCTGAGTAAGGGGGACTATGCGACACAGAAGATATACCATAAAGATCCATTAGCACAAGCCCAACAATTTGAGGACCATGGCATAGGACGCCTTCACTTGGTGGACCTAGAAGGGGCCAAGAAGAGTCATATAGTAAACTACAAGACTTTAGAGCGTATCGCAGCCAAGACCAATTTGATTCTCGATTTCGGTGGCGGCATTAAAAGTCAAGAAGATATACATATCGCATTCGAATCAGGTGCACAGATGATTACAGGAGGAAGTATTGCGGTACAAAATCCAACACTTTTTGCTTCGTGGATAGAGAAATATGGTTCCGAAAGGATGATTCTAGGGGCTGATGCAAGAGATCGTAAAATATCGACTATGGGTTGGAAGGAATCTTCAGAATTGGATATCCTTGACTTTATAGAGACCTGGATGGAACGAGGGATAACCAAAGCTATCAGTACAGATATCGAGAAAGATGGAATGTTACAAGGGCCTTCGTTTGATCTTTATCGAGAGATAAAAGATAGGTTTCCAGAACTGTTTATTGTGGCGAGTGGAGGCATCTCAAACATGCAAGATATTCTTACACTTAATGAGGATAATATCGATGCTGTTATTGTTGGTAAAGCCATATATGAAGGGCATATCTCACTAAAAACATTAGAACAGTTTATCACCTCTAAACAGTAA
- the hisF gene encoding imidazole glycerol phosphate synthase subunit HisF yields MLAKRIIPCLDIKDGQTVKGIHFEGIKAVGDPVELAKWYSEEGADELVLLDITATQEARKTTKDLVKRIASEINIPFTIGGGISTVEDAAILLAHGADKVSINSSAIKNPDLINQLSTRFGSQFVVVAIDARQENGQWAVKSAGGRVDTDKELFTWAKEAEERGAGEILFTSMDHDGTKSGFANQALRHLHETLTIPVIASGGAGCQKDFVDTFVEGKADAALAASIFHYKEVAIPDLKSYLRQNSVPVRTI; encoded by the coding sequence ATGTTAGCAAAAAGAATTATTCCTTGTTTAGATATTAAAGATGGTCAAACTGTTAAAGGTATACACTTTGAAGGAATAAAAGCCGTTGGTGATCCAGTGGAATTGGCCAAATGGTACTCCGAAGAGGGTGCTGATGAATTGGTTTTACTTGATATTACTGCGACACAGGAGGCACGTAAGACAACAAAAGATTTAGTCAAACGTATTGCTTCGGAGATCAATATACCTTTTACCATAGGTGGTGGAATAAGTACGGTTGAAGATGCGGCAATACTTCTAGCACATGGTGCAGATAAGGTCTCTATTAACTCCTCAGCGATAAAGAACCCTGATCTGATCAATCAATTGTCCACACGTTTTGGAAGTCAGTTTGTTGTCGTCGCCATCGATGCACGTCAAGAGAATGGGCAGTGGGCAGTTAAAAGTGCAGGAGGGAGAGTCGATACGGATAAAGAGCTTTTCACATGGGCCAAAGAGGCGGAAGAGAGAGGTGCTGGAGAGATTCTATTTACTTCGATGGACCACGATGGGACCAAATCAGGCTTTGCAAACCAAGCTCTACGGCACCTTCATGAGACCCTAACCATTCCAGTGATTGCATCTGGAGGAGCAGGCTGTCAAAAAGATTTTGTAGACACCTTTGTAGAGGGCAAAGCAGATGCGGCATTGGCTGCGAGCATATTTCATTATAAAGAGGTCGCTATTCCTGATTTGAAAAGCTATCTAAGACAAAACAGTGTACCGGTAAGAACCATATAA
- a CDS encoding TlpA family protein disulfide reductase yields MPEEYGYLLQVGDKAPDFTVELTNGNKVSLSDLKGKVVMLQFTASWCPVCRREMPHIEQEIWQKHKNNTDFFLMGVDRDEPLEKVKKFEEDIKITYPLALDPNADVFGLFAVKRAGVTRNVVIDKDGRIAFLTRLYKPEEFENMKKVIDYLLCRD; encoded by the coding sequence ATGCCTGAGGAGTATGGCTATCTTCTTCAGGTGGGTGACAAAGCACCAGACTTTACGGTGGAATTAACCAACGGAAATAAAGTGTCGTTAAGTGACCTGAAAGGAAAAGTAGTCATGCTTCAGTTTACAGCAAGCTGGTGTCCAGTTTGTAGGAGAGAGATGCCTCATATCGAACAAGAGATTTGGCAGAAACATAAGAACAACACAGACTTCTTTTTGATGGGAGTTGATAGAGATGAGCCTTTAGAGAAAGTAAAGAAATTCGAAGAGGACATCAAAATTACGTATCCTCTTGCATTAGATCCTAACGCAGATGTATTTGGACTATTTGCAGTGAAGAGAGCAGGGGTGACACGTAATGTAGTTATTGATAAAGATGGGCGTATTGCCTTCTTGACCCGCTTATATAAGCCTGAAGAGTTTGAGAACATGAAGAAAGTAATCGATTACCTTCTTTGTCGTGATTAA
- the purU gene encoding formyltetrahydrofolate deformylase: MSSQSAILLLHCPDQSGILARVTEFVNDNKGNILYLDQHVDREEKLFYMRLEWDLTNFTIPTDKIDEYFNTLFAKKYKLNYEIHFSDKRPRMALFVSKMSHCLFDILARYADGEWDVEIPCIISNHQTLEPIAKKFGIPFYYHPITSKTKAEEEKKEIQILKKHNIDFVVLARYMQIISEDFISHFPNKVINIHHSFLPAFAGAKPYHAAHKRGVKIIGATSHYVTTELDAGPIIAQDVAKISHKDTVQNLVLKGRDLEKIVLSQAVYKHIQHKVLVYNNRTVVFS; this comes from the coding sequence ATGAGTTCACAAAGCGCCATACTACTTTTACACTGTCCAGATCAGTCAGGAATACTTGCTAGAGTCACCGAGTTTGTAAATGATAACAAAGGAAATATACTCTATCTAGATCAACATGTGGATAGAGAAGAGAAACTGTTCTATATGCGTCTAGAGTGGGATCTTACTAATTTTACGATTCCGACAGATAAGATTGATGAATACTTTAATACGCTTTTCGCGAAGAAGTATAAGCTCAACTATGAGATTCATTTTTCAGATAAGAGACCACGAATGGCACTTTTTGTTTCTAAAATGTCGCACTGCCTATTTGATATCTTAGCAAGATATGCAGATGGCGAATGGGATGTCGAGATTCCATGTATTATCTCAAACCATCAAACATTAGAACCTATCGCGAAGAAGTTTGGTATTCCGTTCTATTATCATCCTATTACATCGAAGACCAAAGCTGAAGAGGAAAAGAAAGAGATCCAAATATTAAAAAAGCACAATATTGACTTTGTCGTCTTGGCGCGATACATGCAGATTATTAGTGAAGATTTCATCTCACATTTTCCGAATAAGGTAATTAATATTCACCACTCTTTTTTACCAGCATTTGCAGGAGCAAAGCCTTATCATGCAGCACATAAAAGAGGGGTAAAGATTATTGGTGCAACAAGCCATTATGTCACTACAGAACTTGATGCTGGACCTATTATAGCTCAAGATGTTGCTAAAATAAGTCATAAAGATACCGTACAAAATCTTGTCCTTAAAGGTAGAGATCTAGAAAAAATAGTACTTTCACAGGCGGTATACAAACATATTCAGCATAAAGTACTGGTATACAACAACAGGACTGTTGTTTTTTCATAA